The genomic region GGAGACATTTGATTTGAACTTATCAAATTTCGCCCTTCGGATAGCACTGCCTTCAAAGGTTTCATCATATTGTTCCTGGGTGAGGTTCTCCCAGAAATTCAGATCTCGGTCAGCCACATAATCCCGGGGATGTAAATCTTCAAATTGGGCCAACACAGATTTACTGTTCCACGGACATACATCCTGACAAATATCACATCCGTAAATCCAGTTTTCTATATTGGTCTGGTATTGTTTATCAATTTCTTCTTTTAATTCTATGGTGAGATAAGAGATACACTTAGTTGCATCTACCCGGTAAGGCTCGTAAATGGCGTCAGTAGGGCATGCATCAAGGCATTTAGTACAAGAGCCGCAGTGATCGGTTACAGGGCTGTCATAACTCAATTCTGCATCAATGATCATCTCCCCGATAAAGAAAAATGAGCCGATATCTTTGTTAAGCAGATTCGAGTTTTTCCCAATCCACCCAAGCCCGGCCCGCTGTGCCCACACTTTATCTAATACAGGAGCTGAATCAGTAAAAATACGGCCTTCAAGATTTCCGAGTTTTTCTTCCGTAAACTTGAAGAGTTTTTTCAAATTCTTCTTCAGCACTTTATGATAATCCCGTCCCTGAGCATATTTGGAGATCAGTGGCCGGTCTTTAATTCCAATTTGTTCATTGTGTTTGGGATGGTGATAACTGGCTAATACCGAAACCACTGTTTTGGCCCCGGGGACAAGAAGGGTTGGGTCTACACGCTTGTCAAAGTGATAATTCATCCATCCCATGGTTCCGTGCCGCTCTTGATTCAGCCACTCTTCAAGCCTGCGTGCTTCATCCGGTAAATATTGTGCTTTGGCAAAACCACAGGCATCAAAACCCAGCTTAAGGGCATGGGTGCGAATTTGTTCGGTAAGCTTTTGTTGCTGAAGCATGGTTTGGTGAAATGTAAAATTAAAAATGAAAAATTATGAATTGGGACAAACCAATATTTAATTTTTCATTTTTAATTTACTGAATATCTAAGGTTTGACAGGTACCAGCTTTTCTCCCTTCCAAACTAAATCTTGGGTTTTGCCATTAACCATACGCACCGTTCGGGATTTGTACTTTTTAACGACTGCATAATCATGAGTAACCATCAAAACAGCCATCCCTCGATTATTTATACTCCGCAGGAGCTCCATGATTTCTTTAGTGGCTTTTGGGTCAAGGTTTCCGGTAGGTTCGTCAGCCAGCAAAATACGAGGCTCATTTGCCAATGCGCGGGCAATAACTACCCGCTGTTGTTCTCCCCCGGAAAGATCTCTGGGCATGTGCTTTCTGCGATGGCTTAACCCAACCATCGTTAAAACTTCAAGTACGCGTTGTTTGATGAATTTTGGTTTTTCGCCGGTTACCTGAAGTGAAAAAGCAACATTGTCGTGTACATTGCGATCCTGAAGCAATTGAAAGTCCTGGAATACAATCCCGAGCCTTCTTCGCAACATGGGAACTTCCCGTTCACTTATCTTATTGACCGGGTATTCGGTTACCCGGACAGATCCTCGATCAGGCACAACATCACGGTAAAGTAATTTCAGAAAAGAGCTTTTCCCAACACCCGTTGGCCCGATCAGGTAAGCAAACTCACCATTATGAAGCTTAAAATTTACATCGTCTAAAACCTGGGTATTATCATACCGTAAAGTTACGTTTCTTAATTCTATTATTGCTGTTTCTGACATCTAAGTACCATTGTTACACGTGTGCTGTTATCGTCTGCATCTACCAAGTCAAAACCTTCATATTTGGCTACCTGATGATAGGAGGTTTGTTCCAAAATTGACAGCATTTCCTTGAGTGAATAAATACGTTGTTTGTGAATTTCATTATAGCTTCGAATCACCGTCTTCCCGTCTGCCGCCAATTCTTCAATATCAAATTCATTAAAGTGGAATTGTTCTTCAGGTTCGTACCGGCTTTCCCTAAAGTAACGATAAGGCCCAAAGCTGCCTTCTTCATTATTTAAATAATCAACGGCTTCCAGTGAGTTTTTAGGGGTTGAGAAATCATAGATAAGTAATCCTCCGGGTTTTAAAATAACCTGACAACCCCGAAGCATTTTTAAAATATCCTGCTCGTTGTGGAGGTAGTTTACGCTGTCAAAAACTGAAAATATGACATCATACTTTCGATCACTTTTGATCTCCGTAAAGTCCATGGTATCAAATTGAACACGGGCTTCTTGTTCTGCGGCTTTTTGCCGGGCTTTGTCAACCATGGCTGCCGATTTATCGGTAGCAGTTAGGTTATATTCATCTATGCCCGCCAGGGAAAGGGAAATAGTTCCGGTACCACAAGCAAGCTCCAATACGTCAACTGGGTTGGGGTGATGGGTTTGGATAACCTCGTCGATAAAATCAGCCCACATTTCGTAATCCACATCTTTCATGAGAACATCATAAAGGTGAGCCAACACAGAATAAATTTCGGTATTTTCAGGTTTCACAAAATTATTTTTTTGCAAGTTTAACAGCCAGGTTATAGGCTTCTTTAAAAGATGACGGATCGGCGATACCTTTCCCGGCAATGTCAAACGCGGTACCGTGATCGGGGGAGGTACGGATAATAGGCAGTCCGGCTGTGAAATTTACTCCTTTTCCAAATGAAAGAAGCTTAAAAGGAGCCAAGCCCTGATCGTGATACATGGCTAAAATAGCATCATGTTTTGTATGCAATTTTCGTCCAAAAAATCCATCTGCAGGAAAAGGCCCGTGTATGGCAAATTGATTTTGTGTACCCCGTATCTCCTTTATGACAGGGTCAATAATTTCAATTTCTTCCATTCCAATAACTCCGCCATCACCGGCATGCGGATTTAACCCAAGCACGGCAATTTTAGGCCGCTCAATCCCGAAATCATTTCTGAGGCTGTCAGCCAATATCTGCACTTTTGTTTTAATTAGATTTGCAGAGATATGGTCGGCCACCTCTTTAATAGGTACATGGGCAGTGACCAACGCTACCCGGAGATTATCATTCACAAGCATCATCAGTACATGCTCAGCATTGGTTTGAGCAGCCAGAAACTCAGTATGTCCCGGGATATCATATCCGGCAAGATTTACTGCTTCTTTTGAGATAGGGGCGGTAACCATTGCGTCAGCCCGTTTCATTAAACACAGGTCAATACTTTTTTCAATAGAAAGCATTGCTGCTTTTCCGCTCTCAGCAGATTGTATTCCCGGGGTAATTTTGAGCTGGTCATCTTTTAAATGAAGAACGTTAACCTTTCCCTCTTTTTTATTTTCAGGATCAGTTATAAAGTGAAATTCCGGCTGGGGAGAAAACAGTTCACAATAGTATTCAATAATGGTTTTGGGTGCAATAATCACCGGAATGGATTTTTTCAGATCTATTTCGGATAGAGATTTAAGGATAATCTCAGGTCCGATACCATTAAAATCGCCTATGGAAATTGCTATGTTTGGAATTCTCTTTTTTAGCATTGCGCTTTGAAATTACAGCTTATTAGGAGTAATCCACAGAAATATTAACGTGATCCAACTAAGATAAAATCGCCAAACCCGGAACCGGCTTCAAAAACAAAAGTTCTGTTTGGGTATTTCCATATTTCACGTGTTTTTTCTCCGGGCGGAAAGATGCGTTCTTTTTCGTTAGGGGGGCCAAACTTAATATAAATTTCGCCCTGATCGTTTTCATGGCCCATGGGGTTTTCTTCGCTTCCAAACTCTTTAAATGCGTAATCAATTCTGCGATAATATTCTGCCATCAATTCATTGTAGACCGTGTTTGGTGTAGGGTCTCTGCTTTCCCAAAACTCACGGAATTTCTGTTCCCTTTCACTGACATTACCTTTTTTAATTCGTGCAATTTCTTCATCTGAGACAATATATTTCAACATCTCGATAGATATATTCAGGTTGTAGAGACTTGCAGGCATATCCGGCCAATAGGAGCGGAAAAATGTACGCGCTATGGGTTCACTGCTTTCATTTTTTAATAATGATAAAAAATAAGGGGCGTTTTTAAATCGGCTCGCCGGAATAGAAACAACCGCGTAAGTGTAGGGGTAATTTCCTTCCATTAAAGTGAGCGATGGATATTTTTGTTTATTTAGCTTTATTGTAGAGGCTGTGTAGATGTTGCTTTTGGAAAGATCAGCAGTATAAACAGTTTCGCCGGCAGTAGTATCGTTTCGGGAAGTATTTGCATCATTTACTTTAAGGGAATAATTAATTGAGGGATCATAATCAGGAATTCGAATCAGTGCCTGAAAATCCTTTCCAAAAGGAACATTGCTCTCCATATTCATCAAGTGAAGGATTTGATTG from Gracilimonas sp. harbors:
- the queG gene encoding tRNA epoxyqueuosine(34) reductase QueG, whose translation is MLQQQKLTEQIRTHALKLGFDACGFAKAQYLPDEARRLEEWLNQERHGTMGWMNYHFDKRVDPTLLVPGAKTVVSVLASYHHPKHNEQIGIKDRPLISKYAQGRDYHKVLKKNLKKLFKFTEEKLGNLEGRIFTDSAPVLDKVWAQRAGLGWIGKNSNLLNKDIGSFFFIGEMIIDAELSYDSPVTDHCGSCTKCLDACPTDAIYEPYRVDATKCISYLTIELKEEIDKQYQTNIENWIYGCDICQDVCPWNSKSVLAQFEDLHPRDYVADRDLNFWENLTQEQYDETFEGSAIRRAKFDKFKSNVSIVSSNLSQN
- the ftsE gene encoding cell division ATP-binding protein FtsE; amino-acid sequence: MSETAIIELRNVTLRYDNTQVLDDVNFKLHNGEFAYLIGPTGVGKSSFLKLLYRDVVPDRGSVRVTEYPVNKISEREVPMLRRRLGIVFQDFQLLQDRNVHDNVAFSLQVTGEKPKFIKQRVLEVLTMVGLSHRRKHMPRDLSGGEQQRVVIARALANEPRILLADEPTGNLDPKATKEIMELLRSINNRGMAVLMVTHDYAVVKKYKSRTVRMVNGKTQDLVWKGEKLVPVKP
- a CDS encoding class I SAM-dependent methyltransferase, coding for MKPENTEIYSVLAHLYDVLMKDVDYEMWADFIDEVIQTHHPNPVDVLELACGTGTISLSLAGIDEYNLTATDKSAAMVDKARQKAAEQEARVQFDTMDFTEIKSDRKYDVIFSVFDSVNYLHNEQDILKMLRGCQVILKPGGLLIYDFSTPKNSLEAVDYLNNEEGSFGPYRYFRESRYEPEEQFHFNEFDIEELAADGKTVIRSYNEIHKQRIYSLKEMLSILEQTSYHQVAKYEGFDLVDADDNSTRVTMVLRCQKQQ
- the pdxA gene encoding 4-hydroxythreonine-4-phosphate dehydrogenase PdxA, translating into MLKKRIPNIAISIGDFNGIGPEIILKSLSEIDLKKSIPVIIAPKTIIEYYCELFSPQPEFHFITDPENKKEGKVNVLHLKDDQLKITPGIQSAESGKAAMLSIEKSIDLCLMKRADAMVTAPISKEAVNLAGYDIPGHTEFLAAQTNAEHVLMMLVNDNLRVALVTAHVPIKEVADHISANLIKTKVQILADSLRNDFGIERPKIAVLGLNPHAGDGGVIGMEEIEIIDPVIKEIRGTQNQFAIHGPFPADGFFGRKLHTKHDAILAMYHDQGLAPFKLLSFGKGVNFTAGLPIIRTSPDHGTAFDIAGKGIADPSSFKEAYNLAVKLAKK
- a CDS encoding GWxTD domain-containing protein, whose amino-acid sequence is MSKQILILLLFLGFSTSLLAQRVSYPQLVMRSQNPTIFIDDIILPGEDGKTTLAFIFRFDNDFIPYKKIPSNHSMDVPEGAEFYSTIRLNTEVFEGKLKRRQEPSTTSVARDSWADTVFTSSFEETQSKDLYASGALSIQLAPRTYNFILQLSMMQEVNERSTQRRNVSVPDLSTKKTGEIILIKEQSSKDDNQILHLMNMESNVPFGKDFQALIRIPDYDPSINYSLKVNDANTSRNDTTAGETVYTADLSKSNIYTASTIKLNKQKYPSLTLMEGNYPYTYAVVSIPASRFKNAPYFLSLLKNESSEPIARTFFRSYWPDMPASLYNLNISIEMLKYIVSDEEIARIKKGNVSEREQKFREFWESRDPTPNTVYNELMAEYYRRIDYAFKEFGSEENPMGHENDQGEIYIKFGPPNEKERIFPPGEKTREIWKYPNRTFVFEAGSGFGDFILVGSR